Part of the Vicinamibacterales bacterium genome is shown below.
ATCGCGCGGGCGTCCAGCGGCGGCGCCTCGACCTGCGCGACGATCCTGTCGACCGTCGCCGATCGCCACGCGTCGAGGCCCGCCGGCACGGGCCGGCCGACGAGCATCGCGAGATAGTCGACGCGGGTGCTCGACAGGGTGAACAGCGCCTTGAAGAGCAGGTGGAGCAGCAGGTTGTCGCGCCGGATGTCGACGATGAAGGCGATCTCGGGCCTGACGGCGGCGATGTAGGTGAAGTTCTGATCGGGGCCGACGCCGATGTACGCACTCACCGGTCCGAGCGTCTGCTGCAGCGTGGGAATGACGTACTGAAAGACGGTCTCGTTCGAAACCAGGTTGTCGGACCGGAACGTGCCGTTGGGCTCGGAGAACTCGGACGCCAGCATCCAGAACGTGCGGTCGTCGAGATGCTGCGGCAGCGACTCGGCGCGCGGCCGCGCCGTCGGCGTGATGCACAGCAACACCGCGCAGAGAGCCAGCGCGAGGCCGGCGAGCTTCGCCGTGAGGGCGCGCGTCATCGCCACACGAGTATACCCGGCGCTCAGGGCACGATCGCGCGCCGGCCGGAGAAGGCGGCGCGATGGATGCGCGTCTGTCCCGCGACTCGCACCTCGACCTCGCGGACCAGCGGGGCGCGCATCCGCGAGCCGGGCGTCAGCGACAGGCTGAGCTGGCCCGCGCGATCGTCCCAACGCATCGAAATCCCCATCCATGCCCCGCGCCGGTACTCGAACGACGTGCCGTCGTCCTCGAAGAGGTCGAACGCGCCGTCCGCGCCGGGATAGACCGTGATCGAGAGAGGCCCCGGGTCGGGCTGCGCGGTATATTGCTTCACCGGTCCGGTCGGGACGATGGCGCCCGCGCGCACATAAATCGGCATGGTGGCAAGATCGACGGCGCGCTCGATCTCGCGGCCGCCTTCGACGCGCTCCTCGGTCCAGAAATCGAACCACGACCCGCGCCGCTCGGCAGCGTCGGATCCCGCTGAGCGTGCGGACGCCCGCGGCAGATACACGCGGCGCGATGCCGCGCCCTTTTCGACGACAGGAGCGACCAGCAGGTCGCGCCCCCAGAAGTACTGATCGCCGCGGGAGACCGCTGCGGGATCGTCCGGATGGTGCAGCCACATCGCGCGCAGGATCGGCATTCCCGTCTGCGCCGTCTCGCGAACCGCGGAATAGAGGTACGGCATCAAGCGGTACCGCAGCTCCAGGTATTTGCGGCAGATCGGCTCGACCTGCCCGTTGTGCAGCTCGGATGGCGGGGGCAGCGCCGCGCCCGAGTACGTCGTGATCTCGCCGGGCCCGGTCTCGCCGAGGTTCCAGCCCCACGGCAGGCGCAGGTGCCAGGCGCGGCCGTGCGATCGGAACAGCGGACAGAAGGCGCCGAACTGAAACCAGCGCACGTAGAGCTCGCCCGTGAACTCCGCGGTCGGGACGAAGCCGCCGATGTCGGTTCCCCAGTACGGGATGCCGCTCAGCCCGGTGTTCACGGCCACCGGGACGTGCGTCTTCAACGTCTCCCACGTCGAATACACGTCGCCCGACCAGAGGAACGCGCCGAAGCGCGCCATGCCGGCGTAGCCGTTGCGGTGCAGCGCGTAGGGACGCTGGTCGGGGCGCCAGAGCTGCGACCCTTCCCAGTACATGCGGATCCGATTCAGCCGCGACGGCGCGTCCAGCCCGTCGCCTTGATCGGGCCACCAGCCGTCCACGCCGAGATCGAACACACCCTTGTGATGCGGCCAGTAGCAGCCGACGCTTCGATCCGGAGGCCACTGCCCTTCCGGCGTTCGTCCGCTCGGCTCCGGCGCCGCGCAGACGTCTTTCACCGTCCCGTGCAGGCGGCGCCCCTCGATGACCACGTGCAGCACGACCTTGTAGTTCAGCGCGTGCAGCTCGTCGATCGCCGTCTTCGGATCGGGGAAGGTCTCCGTCTTCCAGGTGAACTCGCCGTTATGGGTGTTCCAGCCCGACGGCGTGAAGTCGGTGCCGAGATAGATCAGCGCGTCGCACGGCAGCTTCTTCTCCCGCATCGTCTTCGCGACCCACATGACTTCGCCGGGGCCGGCGAGCGTGCGGTGCGACTGCTGGTATCCGAACGACCACCGCGGCGGCATTGCAGGCAGCCCGGTGATCCGCGCGTACTCGCGCATCACGATCGCCGGATCCTTCGAGGCGACGACGAAACAGTCGATCGGCAGCGGCGACTGCGAGGTCAGCGTCCCGCGTGGTCCCGTCAGGTCGAACGCGCCCAGCGGCTGATGGATGAACAGGCCCCACCCGCCCGTGCCGATCAGCCACTGAATCGGCACCCGTCCGCCGTGCGTGCGCAGCCGGTAGCCGCCCTGCCCGTTCCGCATCGCATCGACGGCGCCGCGCCGATCGAACTGCGGACCGCCTTCGCCGAAGCCGAGGAGCGGCGCGCCGCCGATCGCGAACTGCAGCACGCCGGCATCGGTCACCGTCAGGTCCTGGATCGCGGCGGACGCATCGGCGATGCGGACGCCGAGAGGCGCCCGCGTGACCGTC
Proteins encoded:
- a CDS encoding TIM-barrel domain-containing protein, with translation MPNRRDALKGLGTFGATLLLRLDTGAQGEDLVVAGQPVELRVASVSPHTVRVSVVPRRPAAPGAAASGLNPDGGLGTFSEQRRAVPRSGSIKAGNLTVTVTRAPLGVRIADASAAIQDLTVTDAGVLQFAIGGAPLLGFGEGGPQFDRRGAVDAMRNGQGGYRLRTHGGRVPIQWLIGTGGWGLFIHQPLGAFDLTGPRGTLTSQSPLPIDCFVVASKDPAIVMREYARITGLPAMPPRWSFGYQQSHRTLAGPGEVMWVAKTMREKKLPCDALIYLGTDFTPSGWNTHNGEFTWKTETFPDPKTAIDELHALNYKVVLHVVIEGRRLHGTVKDVCAAPEPSGRTPEGQWPPDRSVGCYWPHHKGVFDLGVDGWWPDQGDGLDAPSRLNRIRMYWEGSQLWRPDQRPYALHRNGYAGMARFGAFLWSGDVYSTWETLKTHVPVAVNTGLSGIPYWGTDIGGFVPTAEFTGELYVRWFQFGAFCPLFRSHGRAWHLRLPWGWNLGETGPGEITTYSGAALPPPSELHNGQVEPICRKYLELRYRLMPYLYSAVRETAQTGMPILRAMWLHHPDDPAAVSRGDQYFWGRDLLVAPVVEKGAASRRVYLPRASARSAGSDAAERRGSWFDFWTEERVEGGREIERAVDLATMPIYVRAGAIVPTGPVKQYTAQPDPGPLSITVYPGADGAFDLFEDDGTSFEYRRGAWMGISMRWDDRAGQLSLSLTPGSRMRAPLVREVEVRVAGQTRIHRAAFSGRRAIVP